The stretch of DNA GCCGGTGGATCGTGGCGATCCGGGGTGTGGGGCGAGTTATTATCAACCGCTGCAAGCAACAGCGGATGCGTGGGAGCAATCATCGATGGCGCGGTCCGCGACGTTGTCAAAATGCGGGCGATGCAATTTCCCGTGTTTGCCCGTGGAACCTGCGTTTACGACAGTATGCATCGCCAACGTGTGATCGACATCGACGTGCCGGTACAAATCGACCGCGTGACGATCTGTCCCGGCGATTTAATCTTCGCCGACGAAGACGGGGTCGTTGTCGTGCCCCAAGCCGTGGAACAGGAAGCCATCCGCGCTGCCTGGGATAAAGTGCATGCCGAAAACATCACGCGTGACGCGATCAAAAACGGTATGAAAGCGGTCGATGCTTATGCGAAGTATGGCGTGCTTTGAGCGGGGTGCGCAAATTCACCACGGAGTCACGGAGGACACAGAGCGACGGAGCCGCAACGATGCGTGATTGTTTTACTTAGCCACAGATTGAACACAGAAGGAACACAGATTTCCGGGGGGGGCCTTGAAAATCCCAAACCGACCGCTTGCGGTCGCATTGTGCGATCGGTGGTAAGTAGCGAATCTTGCTTGAATTCTTGTTCAACTGAAAACCTGTTTTTATCGTCCCGGGTACGACTTTGGGGCGTCTCCTGGCATGCTGCACAGTGCGCGACGGCAAGCCGTCGGTTTGGGGATTTTTTGATTACTACGTCTAGGCTTTTGCGAGGAGTGGGGAGTGATGCGGGTTGGGATATTGGGGATTCAGCATGAGTCGAATACATTTTTGCCGGTCCCCACCACGGAGGAGCATTTTCGCAACGGGGCCTTGCTGAGCGGTGAGGCCATCCGCGAGGAGTATGCCGACTCGCATCACGAATTGGGCGGGTTCTTTGCGGCGCTCGATGCGAGTGACATCCAAGCGGTGCCGCTATTCTTTGCTTGGGCCTTACCCAGCGGAACGATCACCACCGCGTCGGCGGAGTTTTTGTGCCGGCAACTCAAGGATGCCGTGGCCGCCGCTGGAGAATTGGATGGCCTGCTTGTTGCGCCACACGGGGCGGCGGTCAGCGAGCCGTATGCCGATTTTGACGGGCATTGGTTGTCGCAGTTGCGAGAACAAGTCGGTACTGAGGTACCGATCATCGGGACATTGGACCTGCACGCCAATTTATCGCAACAGATGGCCGATGCCTGTGATGCCTTGATTGCCTACCGGACAAATCCTCATCTCGATCAACGTCAACGGGGAGAGCAAGCGGGGGAATTGATGATTCGCACATTGCGCGGCGAGATTC from Symmachiella dynata encodes:
- a CDS encoding RraA family protein, whose protein sequence is MAVEDPATITLPQMREQLYSAVVSDALDGLGYSNQSPRVPLPPITVDTTLVGRAKTTLWADMAHEDPQPYELELQAVDSCQPDDVFVAAAGGSWRSGVWGELLSTAASNSGCVGAIIDGAVRDVVKMRAMQFPVFARGTCVYDSMHRQRVIDIDVPVQIDRVTICPGDLIFADEDGVVVVPQAVEQEAIRAAWDKVHAENITRDAIKNGMKAVDAYAKYGVL